The proteins below come from a single Streptomyces sp. M92 genomic window:
- a CDS encoding alpha/beta hydrolase fold domain-containing protein, with the protein MPDAAAEPGTSAGRAAAEEKSALSRPAVDPDSTAAYGEHPDQVIDFYAPRGAGGAGGRPSPVVVVLHGGSWRAPYDRRHVSPFADFLAHRGFAVASVEYRRGAEGEVGAGAGAGAGAGAGGGGGGGAGGGAGGGGRGVGGGPVAGRWPDTFDDVAAALDALPALVRQHLPGADPGRTVLTGHSAGGHLALWAAARHLLPADAPWRLDRPAPLRGVVALAPIADFGVAGKMDVCGGAALQFLGGERFFEERRPCADPSLLLPTGIATALVQGRADVDVPQAVAEAYADAAAKAGEVVGLTLLEDVGHFPLIDPAADACAVVAEEIAQLAW; encoded by the coding sequence ATGCCGGACGCCGCCGCAGAACCGGGCACCTCGGCCGGGCGGGCCGCCGCGGAGGAGAAATCGGCCCTGTCCCGTCCGGCGGTCGACCCGGACAGCACCGCGGCGTACGGCGAGCATCCCGACCAGGTGATCGACTTCTACGCGCCCCGGGGAGCCGGAGGAGCGGGCGGCCGCCCGTCCCCCGTCGTCGTGGTGCTGCACGGAGGCTCGTGGCGGGCGCCGTACGACCGCCGCCATGTCAGCCCGTTCGCGGACTTCCTGGCCCACAGGGGATTCGCCGTGGCCAGTGTGGAGTACCGGCGCGGTGCTGAGGGGGAAGTTGGTGCCGGTGCCGGTGCCGGTGCCGGTGCCGGTGCCGGTGGCGGTGGCGGTGGCGGTGCTGGTGGCGGTGCTGGTGGCGGTGGCCGGGGCGTGGGCGGCGGTCCGGTCGCCGGGCGTTGGCCCGACACCTTCGACGACGTGGCCGCCGCGCTCGACGCGCTGCCCGCGCTGGTACGGCAGCACCTCCCCGGGGCCGATCCGGGCCGCACGGTGCTCACCGGCCACTCCGCCGGCGGCCACCTCGCGCTGTGGGCGGCGGCCCGGCACCTGCTGCCCGCCGACGCGCCCTGGCGCCTGGACCGTCCGGCGCCCCTGCGCGGTGTGGTCGCCCTCGCGCCGATCGCCGACTTCGGGGTCGCCGGGAAGATGGACGTGTGCGGTGGTGCTGCCCTTCAATTCCTCGGCGGGGAGCGGTTCTTCGAGGAGCGGCGGCCTTGTGCCGACCCGTCCCTGCTGCTGCCCACCGGTATCGCGACGGCCCTCGTGCAGGGGCGTGCCGACGTGGACGTGCCACAGGCGGTCGCGGAAGCGTACGCCGACGCGGCGGCGAAGGCGGGGGAAGTGGTGGGCTTGACGCTGCTGGAGGACGTCGGCCACTTCCCGCTGATCGACCCGGCGGCGGACGCCTGCGCGGTGGTGGCGGAGGAGATCGCGCAGCTGGCTTGGTGA
- a CDS encoding alpha/beta hydrolase: MGPGTTARWRRRANRWRRTVIAALICTAVVLPLSGAAQPEVPAPPPAAFAAPTAGKLEEAYAANRANAAEASRMAADHGDRHRAAADRAMADPARQLLAFDGRGAGLATEVFGDLAHADRVAVLVPGSDTGLDTYGRFRAAALALHRQLAATAPEGTGTAVVAWLGYETPGTVSTTVATTDRADRAAPDLRALVDDLRDITGPGTSLALLCHSYGSVVCARAADGLDVSDVVLLGSPGTGADSAAGLHTRARVWAARGADDWVEHVPHLSADLFGTTVGFGTDPVSPDFGARVFAAGDGGHSDYFDPGSLSLTNLARIALGETAEVTHD, translated from the coding sequence ATGGGGCCCGGGACGACGGCACGTTGGCGGCGGCGCGCGAACAGATGGCGCCGTACCGTCATCGCCGCGCTCATCTGTACTGCCGTGGTCCTCCCGCTCTCCGGCGCCGCACAGCCCGAGGTCCCCGCCCCGCCGCCCGCCGCGTTCGCGGCCCCCACGGCCGGCAAGCTGGAGGAGGCGTACGCCGCCAACCGGGCCAACGCCGCCGAGGCGTCCCGGATGGCCGCCGACCACGGCGACCGTCACCGCGCGGCGGCGGACCGCGCGATGGCCGACCCGGCCCGGCAGCTTCTCGCCTTCGACGGCCGGGGCGCCGGCCTGGCCACGGAGGTCTTCGGCGACCTCGCCCACGCCGACCGCGTCGCCGTCCTCGTACCGGGCTCCGACACCGGCCTCGACACCTACGGCCGGTTCCGCGCCGCCGCCCTCGCCCTGCACCGGCAGCTCGCCGCGACAGCTCCCGAAGGCACCGGTACGGCGGTCGTGGCCTGGCTGGGCTACGAGACGCCGGGCACCGTCAGCACCACGGTCGCCACCACCGATCGCGCCGACCGGGCCGCCCCGGACCTGCGCGCCCTTGTCGACGACCTGCGTGACATCACCGGCCCGGGCACCTCCCTCGCCCTCCTCTGCCACTCCTACGGCTCGGTCGTCTGCGCCCGGGCGGCGGACGGCCTGGACGTCAGCGACGTCGTCCTGCTCGGCAGCCCCGGCACCGGCGCCGACTCGGCCGCCGGGCTGCACACCAGGGCCCGGGTCTGGGCGGCGCGGGGTGCCGACGACTGGGTGGAGCACGTCCCGCACCTCAGCGCCGACCTCTTCGGCACCACCGTCGGCTTCGGCACCGACCCGGTCTCCCCGGACTTCGGAGCCCGGGTCTTCGCGGCCGGCGACGGCGGCCACAGCGACTACTTCGACCCCGGCTCCCTCTCCTTGACGAACCTGGCCCGGATCGCCCTGGGCGAGACCGCGGAGGTGACCCATGACTGA
- a CDS encoding acyltransferase family protein: MTDPDPRVLRTLRRTAERVDAATPVDRDRAVDALRAFAILGVVLGHWLVTALVADGASLRAASPLAEMPWLAPVSWVFQTLAVFFLVGGHVATRGYESARARGVSYRRWLSARLTRLFRPVAAVLALWTLIAGLLLVTGAEFMTVHTLVKLALSPLWFLLVFAALTAATPLLTRLHPLWPLVVVLHVDLLRFGLGAPAWLGWINLAAGWLVPYTLGAAWTRGELDRRRAGWILLTGGTAATAALLAWAGYPASMVGVPGAEVSNLNPPTLAAVSFGLAQCGLALLLRERLRRTMRRPVAWAATALVNLSAMTIFLWHQTALMATTATGLLAGRLPGLHTLPDGLDWVAARLMWLPVFTLALAGCWAAFRSCERGPARRGGRRRGRVVRTHRTPGSAATEGVRHV, encoded by the coding sequence ATGACTGACCCTGACCCGCGCGTCCTGCGGACCCTGCGCCGCACCGCCGAGCGCGTCGACGCCGCCACGCCAGTGGACCGGGACCGGGCCGTGGACGCCCTGCGCGCCTTCGCCATCCTCGGTGTGGTCCTCGGGCACTGGCTGGTCACGGCCCTGGTCGCCGACGGCGCGAGCCTGCGCGCGGCCAGCCCGCTGGCGGAGATGCCCTGGCTCGCCCCGGTCTCCTGGGTCTTCCAGACCCTCGCCGTGTTCTTCCTGGTCGGCGGCCACGTCGCCACCCGGGGATACGAGTCGGCCCGCGCCCGGGGCGTTTCCTACCGCCGCTGGCTTTCCGCCCGGCTGACCCGGCTGTTCCGCCCGGTCGCGGCCGTCCTCGCCCTGTGGACGCTGATCGCGGGGCTGCTGCTCGTGACCGGCGCGGAGTTCATGACCGTCCACACCCTGGTGAAACTGGCCCTGTCCCCCCTGTGGTTCCTCCTGGTCTTCGCCGCGCTGACCGCGGCGACCCCACTCCTCACCCGGCTGCACCCGCTGTGGCCGCTGGTCGTCGTCCTCCACGTCGACCTGCTCCGCTTCGGGCTCGGCGCCCCTGCCTGGCTCGGCTGGATCAACCTCGCCGCCGGCTGGCTGGTCCCCTACACCCTGGGCGCCGCCTGGACCCGCGGCGAACTGGACCGTCGCCGCGCGGGCTGGATCCTGCTCACCGGCGGCACGGCTGCGACCGCGGCGCTCCTCGCCTGGGCGGGCTACCCGGCCTCGATGGTCGGCGTCCCCGGCGCGGAGGTGTCGAACCTGAACCCGCCGACGCTGGCCGCCGTCAGCTTCGGTCTGGCCCAGTGCGGCCTGGCGCTGCTGCTGCGCGAGAGACTGCGGCGCACGATGCGGCGGCCCGTGGCGTGGGCGGCGACAGCGCTGGTCAACCTCTCCGCGATGACGATCTTCCTCTGGCACCAGACGGCGCTGATGGCGACCACGGCCACCGGCCTCCTCGCGGGCCGCCTGCCCGGCCTCCACACGCTCCCCGACGGGCTGGACTGGGTCGCCGCGCGGCTCATGTGGCTCCCGGTGTTCACGCTGGCCCTGGCGGGCTGCTGGGCCGCCTTCCGATCCTGCGAGCGCGGACCCGCACGCCGCGGCGGACGGCGCCGCGGCCGGGTCGTCCGCACGCACCGCACACCGGGATCGGCGGCGACGGAGGGTGTCCGTCATGTCTAG
- a CDS encoding sensor histidine kinase, with amino-acid sequence MSRVDQVKQGGSRPRGKGRIEHLLKVLHDDLWTWRADPLPPSVWLRWLPHGIVCLAALGVLLGDAAQLNDHSKLSPEFAFLIALGQATAMVLALWRPVPAWWLSLAATVVAASAVLMQREAFKFMWPWTSAGLIAHMFVLLLLALRVRTRVAVEVLVLSTLATYVLQGLIGARNYQPTGQLAVVLFAVVVVLGIALRGRREARAELVQQTSLTAEERARRTLLEERSRIARELHDVVAHHMSVISIQAQVAPHLVENPPDELKENLAGIRENALEALTELRRVLGVLRSEHPETGEPLDAPGKPGTAAAPHAPQPTLDRIDALVENTRAAGLTVAVEISGTRRPLPPGVELSAYRIVQEALSNVLRHAPGARAWVHLTHLPTGVRVEVVNSPPVRRPPPSQGAGHGLLGMRERVAMLGGTLTAHSLPDGGYQVSAFLPADGTDQPPPDDPNISYYPEDGSA; translated from the coding sequence ATGTCTAGGGTGGACCAGGTGAAACAAGGGGGGAGCCGGCCGCGGGGCAAGGGCCGCATCGAGCACCTGCTGAAGGTGCTGCACGACGACCTGTGGACCTGGCGGGCGGACCCGCTGCCGCCGTCGGTGTGGCTGCGGTGGCTGCCCCACGGGATCGTGTGCCTGGCGGCGCTCGGTGTGCTGCTCGGTGATGCCGCCCAGCTCAACGACCACAGCAAACTGAGCCCGGAGTTCGCCTTCCTGATCGCGCTCGGGCAGGCCACCGCGATGGTTCTCGCGCTGTGGCGGCCGGTCCCGGCCTGGTGGCTGTCGCTGGCGGCCACGGTGGTCGCGGCCTCCGCCGTGCTCATGCAGCGCGAGGCCTTCAAATTCATGTGGCCGTGGACCTCCGCGGGGCTGATCGCGCACATGTTCGTCCTGCTGCTGCTCGCCCTGCGGGTGCGCACGCGCGTCGCGGTGGAAGTCCTGGTCCTGAGCACGCTGGCCACCTACGTGCTGCAAGGACTGATCGGCGCGCGGAACTACCAGCCCACCGGCCAGCTCGCGGTCGTCCTGTTCGCCGTCGTCGTCGTGCTCGGCATCGCCCTGCGAGGCCGCCGCGAGGCCCGTGCGGAGCTGGTGCAGCAGACCTCCCTCACCGCCGAGGAGAGAGCCCGCCGGACCCTGCTGGAGGAGCGCAGCCGCATCGCGCGCGAGCTGCACGACGTGGTCGCCCACCACATGTCCGTGATCTCCATCCAGGCCCAGGTCGCCCCCCACCTCGTCGAGAACCCTCCGGACGAGCTGAAGGAGAACCTCGCGGGCATCCGGGAGAACGCGCTGGAGGCCCTCACCGAGCTGCGCCGGGTGCTGGGCGTCCTGCGGTCCGAGCACCCGGAGACGGGCGAACCACTCGACGCACCCGGCAAGCCCGGCACGGCCGCCGCCCCGCATGCCCCGCAGCCCACCCTCGACCGGATCGACGCCCTGGTGGAGAACACCCGGGCGGCGGGACTGACCGTGGCCGTCGAGATCAGCGGCACCCGGCGGCCGCTGCCGCCGGGAGTGGAGCTGTCGGCGTACCGGATCGTGCAGGAGGCCCTGAGCAACGTGCTGCGGCACGCGCCGGGCGCCCGCGCCTGGGTCCACCTCACCCACCTGCCGACCGGCGTGCGCGTGGAGGTCGTCAACTCGCCGCCGGTGCGCAGGCCGCCGCCCTCGCAGGGCGCGGGCCACGGACTGCTCGGCATGCGGGAACGGGTCGCGATGCTCGGCGGCACCCTGACCGCGCACTCACTGCCGGACGGCGGCTACCAGGTGTCCGCCTTCCTGCCCGCCGACGGCACCGATCAGCCACCCCCCGACGACCCGAACATCAGCTACTACCCCGAGGACGGCAGCGCATGA
- a CDS encoding response regulator, whose amino-acid sequence MTSGSGTPGVIRVVIADDQQMVRQGFTVLLNTQADIEVIGQAVDGLDAVSKVAELVPDVVLMDIRMPELGGIEATRRIVGANPDIRVLVLTTFDLDEYVYEALVAGASGFLLKDASADQLAEAVRVVAAGDALLAPGVTRRLITEFSRMRDRPRAPLKERVGDLTERETEVLALIAQGLSNAEIAQRLVVAEQTVKTHVGRILVKLGLRDRTQAAVFAYETGLVRPSGY is encoded by the coding sequence ATGACGAGTGGGAGCGGCACCCCCGGCGTGATCCGCGTGGTGATCGCCGACGACCAGCAGATGGTCCGGCAGGGATTCACCGTGCTGCTCAACACCCAGGCCGACATCGAGGTGATCGGGCAGGCGGTGGACGGGCTGGACGCCGTGTCCAAGGTCGCCGAACTCGTCCCGGACGTGGTCCTGATGGACATCCGCATGCCGGAGCTGGGCGGCATCGAGGCCACCCGTCGCATCGTCGGGGCGAACCCGGACATCAGGGTGCTGGTGCTGACCACCTTCGACCTCGACGAGTACGTGTACGAGGCGCTGGTCGCGGGCGCCTCCGGGTTCCTGCTCAAGGACGCCTCCGCCGACCAGCTCGCCGAGGCGGTCCGGGTGGTGGCGGCCGGGGACGCGCTGCTCGCGCCGGGGGTCACGCGCCGGCTGATCACCGAGTTCTCCCGGATGCGTGACAGACCGCGCGCCCCGCTGAAGGAACGCGTCGGCGACCTCACCGAGCGGGAGACGGAGGTGCTCGCCCTGATCGCCCAGGGGCTGTCGAACGCGGAGATCGCCCAGCGGCTGGTGGTCGCCGAGCAGACGGTGAAGACCCACGTGGGCAGGATCCTGGTGAAGCTCGGCCTCAGGGACCGCACCCAGGCGGCGGTCTTCGCGTACGAGACGGGCCTGGTACGGCCCTCGGGGTACTGA
- a CDS encoding sensor histidine kinase, protein MVLVVPEADTEGPLSLVTTALTRSAYGVSVTETTHPQHGDGTPRSPEYRLSRSALRGLRQDLFHDPFAYRPLPPRRTDGPFVRRLPGRLRQPAQHLPHAVVGATALFALAVGSVSGGLPGGDAPALLSGILCALPVLATLVRPIGAFWLSLAVTPLVALINGDGLDWPWMPGAFVCHLAVLIVVALRTRPRTAVWMWALTCVYGFLSDIAFGGSYSYTNSGPMMVTSAFALLVVCLWHVRQTARQQVTAQQTVTAHERSRRTLLEERTNIARELHDVVAHHMSVVAIQAEAAPYRVENPPPELERAFATIRENAVAALTELRRVLGVVRAEDYEAPDAPQPTLADLDALLANVRDAGLSVDKAVTGAVRELPPGVELSAYRIVQEALSNSLRHAPGAAARVEVSYVLGGLGLRIVNGPMPEPSLVKPSPGAGHGITGMRERVTMLNGEMTAGLTDDGGYEVAVFLPVTAPNEGDA, encoded by the coding sequence GTGGTCCTCGTAGTACCTGAGGCGGACACCGAAGGACCCCTCTCACTGGTGACGACCGCCCTCACCCGGTCGGCCTACGGTGTGAGCGTGACCGAGACGACTCACCCGCAGCACGGCGACGGGACGCCCCGCAGCCCGGAGTACCGGCTGTCCCGGAGCGCCCTGCGGGGACTGCGCCAAGACCTGTTCCACGACCCCTTCGCCTACCGGCCGCTGCCGCCCCGGCGCACGGACGGCCCGTTCGTCCGCCGGCTGCCCGGCCGGCTGCGGCAGCCCGCGCAGCACCTTCCGCACGCGGTGGTGGGTGCGACCGCGCTGTTCGCCCTGGCCGTCGGCTCGGTATCGGGCGGTCTGCCCGGCGGTGACGCACCGGCCCTGCTGTCCGGCATCCTGTGCGCCCTGCCGGTGCTCGCCACGCTGGTCCGGCCCATCGGCGCCTTCTGGCTGTCCCTGGCGGTGACCCCGCTGGTCGCGCTCATCAACGGCGACGGTCTGGACTGGCCGTGGATGCCCGGCGCGTTCGTCTGCCATCTCGCGGTGCTGATCGTCGTGGCGCTGCGCACCCGCCCCCGCACCGCTGTCTGGATGTGGGCCCTGACCTGCGTGTACGGCTTCCTCTCGGACATCGCCTTCGGCGGGTCGTACTCCTACACCAACAGCGGGCCCATGATGGTGACGTCCGCGTTCGCCCTGCTCGTGGTCTGTCTCTGGCACGTCCGGCAGACCGCCCGGCAGCAGGTGACCGCCCAGCAGACGGTCACCGCGCACGAGCGCTCCCGGCGCACCCTGCTGGAGGAGCGCACCAACATCGCGCGCGAGCTGCACGACGTGGTCGCCCACCACATGTCGGTGGTCGCCATCCAGGCCGAGGCCGCGCCGTACCGGGTGGAGAATCCGCCGCCGGAGCTGGAGCGGGCCTTCGCCACCATCCGGGAGAACGCGGTCGCCGCCCTCACCGAGCTGCGCCGCGTCCTGGGCGTCGTCCGCGCCGAGGACTACGAGGCCCCGGACGCCCCGCAGCCCACGCTCGCCGACCTCGACGCCCTGCTCGCCAACGTCCGCGACGCGGGCCTGAGCGTGGACAAGGCGGTGACCGGCGCGGTGCGCGAGCTGCCGCCGGGCGTGGAGCTGTCGGCGTACCGGATCGTGCAGGAGGCGCTGAGCAACAGCCTGCGGCACGCGCCCGGTGCCGCCGCCCGCGTGGAGGTCTCCTATGTGCTGGGCGGTCTCGGCCTGAGAATCGTCAACGGGCCGATGCCCGAACCGTCCCTGGTGAAGCCCTCACCGGGTGCCGGGCACGGCATCACCGGTATGCGGGAGCGGGTGACCATGCTGAACGGCGAGATGACGGCCGGCCTCACCGACGACGGGGGCTACGAGGTGGCGGTGTTCCTGCCGGTCACCGCGCCGAACGAAGGTGACGCATGA
- a CDS encoding response regulator produces the protein MTGSTIRVLIADDQMMVREGFSVLLNAMPDIEVVGEAVNGREAVAKVRELAPDVVLMDIRMPELNGIEATREIVAADGAAKVLVLTTFDLDEYVYQALRAGASGFLLKDASARQLADGVRVVAAGEALLAPSITKRLITEFSKLSDGPRLMPQAQAAYGDLTERETEVLVLIAQGLSNGEIAERLVVAESTIKTHVSRILVKLGLRDRTQAAVFAYEARLVTPG, from the coding sequence ATGACCGGCAGCACGATCCGCGTACTGATCGCCGACGACCAGATGATGGTCCGCGAGGGTTTCTCGGTCCTGCTCAACGCGATGCCGGACATCGAGGTCGTCGGCGAGGCGGTCAACGGGCGGGAGGCGGTCGCCAAGGTGCGCGAGCTCGCCCCCGACGTCGTCCTGATGGACATCCGCATGCCGGAGCTGAACGGCATCGAGGCGACGCGCGAGATCGTCGCCGCCGACGGGGCGGCGAAGGTGCTCGTCCTGACCACCTTCGACCTCGACGAGTACGTGTACCAGGCGCTGCGCGCGGGCGCCTCCGGCTTCCTCCTCAAGGACGCCTCGGCCCGTCAGCTGGCCGACGGGGTCCGGGTGGTGGCCGCCGGTGAGGCCCTGCTCGCCCCCTCGATCACCAAGCGCCTGATCACCGAGTTCTCGAAGCTGTCCGACGGCCCGCGCCTGATGCCCCAGGCGCAGGCGGCCTACGGCGACTTGACCGAGCGGGAGACGGAGGTGCTGGTGCTGATCGCGCAGGGCCTGTCGAACGGGGAGATCGCCGAGCGCCTGGTGGTCGCCGAGTCGACGATCAAGACGCACGTCAGCCGGATCCTGGTGAAGCTGGGCCTGCGCGACCGTACGCAGGCGGCGGTGTTCGCGTACGAGGCGCGGCTGGTGACGCCGGGCTGA
- a CDS encoding cytochrome P450 has product MAAFDRDSFDSFDPWDPDFVADPYPGYAELRDRGRVHYYEPTDQWLVPHHADVSALLRDRRLGRTYTHRYTHEDFGRTPPPPEHEPFHTLNDHGMLDLEPPDHTRIRRLVSKAFTPRTVERLKPYVRSLADELVGRLAEAGGGDLLTDVAEPLPVAVIAEMLGIPEPDRAPLRPWSAEICGMYELNPSEETAARAVRASLEFSEYLRTLIAARRAKPGDDLVSGLIAAHDEDDDRLTEQEMVSTCALLLNAGHEATVNATVNGWWALFRNPAQLAALRADHSLVPTAVEELMRYDTPLQLFERWVLDEIEIDGTTIPRGAEVAMLFGSANHDPAVFTAPDRLDLARRDNPHISFSAGIHYCIGAPLARIELAASMTALLEHAPTLRLAAEPERKPNFVIRGLKGLAVEV; this is encoded by the coding sequence ATGGCCGCCTTCGACCGCGACAGCTTCGACAGCTTCGACCCGTGGGACCCGGATTTCGTCGCCGACCCGTACCCCGGCTACGCCGAGCTGCGGGATCGGGGCCGCGTGCACTACTACGAGCCGACCGACCAGTGGCTGGTCCCGCACCACGCGGACGTCTCGGCGCTCCTGCGCGACCGCCGCCTCGGCCGGACCTACACGCACCGGTACACGCACGAGGACTTCGGCCGCACCCCGCCGCCCCCGGAGCACGAGCCCTTCCACACCCTGAACGACCACGGAATGCTCGACCTGGAGCCGCCGGACCACACCCGCATCCGGCGTCTGGTGTCGAAGGCGTTCACGCCCCGGACGGTGGAGCGGCTGAAGCCGTACGTCCGCTCCCTCGCCGACGAACTGGTCGGCCGTCTCGCCGAGGCCGGCGGCGGCGACCTGCTGACCGACGTCGCCGAACCGCTCCCGGTCGCCGTGATCGCCGAGATGCTGGGCATCCCGGAGCCGGACCGCGCCCCGTTGCGCCCCTGGTCGGCGGAGATCTGCGGAATGTACGAGCTGAACCCGTCCGAGGAGACGGCGGCGAGGGCGGTGCGCGCGTCGCTCGAGTTCTCCGAGTACCTGCGCACACTGATCGCGGCCCGCCGCGCGAAGCCCGGCGATGACCTGGTCTCCGGTCTGATCGCCGCCCACGACGAGGACGACGACCGTCTCACCGAGCAGGAGATGGTCTCCACCTGCGCCCTGCTCCTGAACGCCGGCCACGAGGCGACGGTGAACGCCACGGTCAACGGCTGGTGGGCGCTGTTCCGCAACCCGGCCCAGCTCGCCGCCCTGCGCGCGGACCACTCCCTGGTCCCGACCGCCGTGGAGGAGCTGATGCGCTACGACACCCCGCTCCAGCTCTTCGAGCGCTGGGTGCTGGACGAGATCGAGATCGACGGGACGACGATCCCGAGGGGCGCGGAGGTGGCGATGCTCTTCGGCTCCGCCAACCACGACCCGGCGGTCTTCACCGCCCCGGACCGCCTCGACCTCGCCCGCCGCGACAACCCGCACATCTCCTTCAGCGCCGGCATCCACTACTGCATCGGCGCGCCGCTGGCCCGTATCGAGCTGGCCGCTTCCATGACCGCCCTGCTGGAGCACGCGCCGACGCTCCGGCTCGCCGCCGAGCCGGAGCGCAAACCCAACTTCGTCATCCGGGGTCTGAAGGGGCTGGCCGTCGAGGTGTGA
- a CDS encoding ABC transporter permease gives MSSTTATTTAKSPARSGPAAGGPGALAGTGTLVRFALRRDRVRLPVWILALLLGTLSTANSYAELYGTPEDRANAVETMGSPAGLAMSGPRHYLDAYDSGAMLGHQMLGFMAVLVGLMSVLTVTRHTRAEEETGRAELLRSTVVGRHAHLAAALWVAALANLVLAALLALGLAGLGIDGIDAGGSLLYGACHAAAGLVFAAVAAVTVQLTAHARGATGMALAVIGAAYVLRAAGDSGESGVLSWLSPIGWVQRTYVYVDDDWWPLLLCLVLAAACAATGFVLSTRRDVGAGIRPEKLGRPVASGALGTPLGFALRLHRGMLAGFGAGLFLMGAMYGSILGQAEDMLKDIDQLQEALERIGGSGMAEAFASMVMVVVAVVAAVYAVMAALRTRAEESAGRAEPLLATGLSRGRWAGSHLAVAAIGGTLVLLLAGLGFGIAGAASTGDGVLVPRLVGAALAYAPALWVTVGVAAVLFGWFPKASAAAWVVPVYAFVVGYLGQILQFPAWMNNLSPFGHVPRLPAADMNWTPLLVLTLVAAGLAWLGLAGFRRRDLETK, from the coding sequence ATGAGCTCCACGACCGCCACCACCACGGCCAAGTCCCCGGCGCGTTCCGGACCCGCCGCGGGCGGCCCGGGGGCACTGGCCGGCACCGGCACGCTCGTCCGCTTCGCCCTGCGCCGCGACCGCGTCCGCCTCCCCGTGTGGATCCTGGCGCTGCTGCTGGGCACCCTGTCGACCGCGAACAGCTACGCCGAGCTGTACGGCACGCCCGAGGACCGGGCCAATGCCGTCGAGACCATGGGCAGCCCGGCCGGCCTCGCCATGTCGGGCCCGCGCCACTACCTCGACGCCTACGACTCCGGCGCCATGCTCGGCCACCAGATGCTCGGCTTCATGGCCGTCCTCGTCGGCCTGATGAGCGTCCTGACCGTCACCCGGCACACCCGCGCCGAGGAGGAGACCGGCCGGGCCGAACTGCTGCGCTCCACGGTCGTCGGCCGGCACGCCCACCTCGCCGCCGCTCTCTGGGTCGCGGCCCTCGCCAACCTCGTCCTCGCCGCGCTGCTGGCACTCGGCCTGGCCGGTCTCGGCATCGACGGCATCGACGCGGGCGGGTCGCTGCTGTACGGCGCCTGCCACGCCGCCGCCGGTCTCGTCTTCGCCGCCGTCGCCGCGGTCACCGTCCAGCTCACCGCGCACGCGCGCGGCGCCACCGGCATGGCCCTCGCGGTCATCGGCGCCGCCTACGTGCTGCGCGCCGCCGGTGACAGCGGCGAGAGCGGCGTCCTGTCCTGGCTCTCCCCGATCGGCTGGGTGCAGCGCACCTACGTCTACGTCGACGACGACTGGTGGCCGCTGCTGCTCTGCCTGGTCCTGGCGGCGGCGTGCGCGGCGACGGGGTTCGTGCTCTCCACCCGGCGGGACGTGGGCGCGGGCATCCGGCCGGAGAAGCTGGGCCGACCGGTCGCCTCCGGCGCGCTCGGCACCCCGCTCGGCTTCGCGCTGCGCCTGCACCGCGGCATGCTCGCCGGCTTCGGCGCGGGCCTGTTCCTGATGGGCGCGATGTACGGGTCGATCCTCGGTCAGGCCGAGGACATGCTGAAGGACATCGACCAGCTCCAGGAGGCCCTGGAGCGCATCGGCGGCTCCGGCATGGCGGAGGCCTTCGCGTCGATGGTGATGGTGGTCGTCGCCGTGGTCGCCGCGGTGTACGCCGTGATGGCCGCGCTGCGGACCCGCGCCGAGGAGAGCGCGGGACGCGCCGAGCCGCTGCTCGCCACCGGACTGTCACGCGGCCGCTGGGCCGGCAGCCATCTGGCCGTGGCGGCCATCGGCGGCACGCTCGTGCTGCTCCTGGCCGGGCTCGGCTTCGGCATCGCGGGCGCCGCCTCCACCGGTGACGGCGTCCTGGTGCCGAGGCTGGTCGGTGCCGCCCTCGCCTACGCCCCCGCCCTGTGGGTCACGGTCGGGGTGGCGGCGGTGCTGTTCGGCTGGTTCCCGAAGGCGAGCGCGGCGGCCTGGGTCGTGCCGGTGTACGCCTTCGTCGTCGGCTACCTCGGCCAGATCCTCCAGTTCCCCGCATGGATGAACAACCTCTCCCCCTTCGGCCACGTCCCCCGGCTCCCCGCCGCGGACATGAACTGGACGCCGCTGCTGGTGCTGACCCTCGTCGCGGCCGGACTGGCGTGGCTGGGCCTGGCGGGCTTCCGGCGCCGGGACCTGGAAACGAAGTAG